A genomic window from Candidatus Kouleothrix ribensis includes:
- a CDS encoding phospholipase has product MAHESTPPRARTRAPVLVAIGLLTVLLGAYAVQSGWLAGWAAMASARFAPAGSAAGSVPPLQVFFTTPTLIYPDKPWQRPEVPLVGSFLADIEAARTGIELASFDFDLGVLTDALVRAQRRGVAVRVVIDSENLVTPAVSAQAGLLEQAGVAVRFDRREPFMHHKFAVIDAGVTWLGSWNMTENDTYRNNNNMLRLASRRLAADYTHEFEQLFAGRFGTSKASSTPYPTVQLGAARVAVYFSPEDGVARHVLERLRAARRSIRFMAFSYTADPIAAAMIERAQAGVLVSGVAEAQNATGSQASFGPLRDAGIDVVLDGNCYILHHKVIIIDERTVITGSYNFTSSAERDNDENLVIIDDPDLARAYLDEFARVYAQAQAPDHCQAARRSFKQPLST; this is encoded by the coding sequence ATGGCGCATGAGTCGACACCGCCGCGCGCACGTACACGCGCGCCGGTGCTCGTGGCGATCGGCCTGCTGACCGTGTTGTTAGGCGCCTACGCCGTGCAGAGCGGCTGGCTGGCTGGTTGGGCCGCCATGGCCTCGGCCCGGTTTGCACCGGCCGGCTCGGCTGCCGGCAGTGTGCCCCCGCTGCAAGTATTTTTCACCACACCCACACTGATCTACCCCGACAAGCCCTGGCAGCGGCCAGAGGTGCCGCTGGTTGGCAGCTTTCTGGCCGATATCGAGGCGGCTCGCACCGGCATCGAGCTGGCCTCGTTCGATTTCGATCTGGGCGTGCTTACCGATGCGCTGGTGCGCGCGCAACGGCGCGGCGTGGCGGTGCGGGTCGTGATCGACAGCGAGAATCTGGTGACGCCTGCAGTGTCGGCGCAGGCTGGCCTGCTCGAGCAGGCCGGCGTGGCAGTGCGCTTCGATCGGCGCGAGCCATTCATGCACCACAAGTTTGCGGTGATCGACGCCGGAGTTACCTGGCTCGGCTCGTGGAACATGACCGAAAACGACACCTACCGCAACAATAACAACATGCTGCGGCTCGCCAGCCGGCGGCTCGCGGCCGACTATACGCACGAATTCGAGCAGCTGTTTGCTGGCCGGTTTGGCACGAGTAAGGCCAGCAGCACACCCTACCCAACCGTGCAGCTCGGCGCGGCCAGGGTCGCGGTGTATTTTTCGCCCGAGGATGGCGTGGCCCGGCACGTACTTGAGCGCCTCCGAGCGGCCAGACGCAGCATCCGCTTCATGGCCTTCTCATACACCGCCGACCCGATCGCCGCCGCCATGATCGAGCGTGCGCAGGCCGGCGTGCTCGTCAGCGGTGTGGCCGAAGCGCAGAACGCGACCGGCAGCCAGGCCTCGTTCGGCCCGCTGCGCGACGCCGGGATTGACGTAGTGCTGGATGGCAACTGCTACATTCTGCACCACAAGGTGATCATCATCGACGAGCGCACCGTGATCACTGGCTCGTACAACTTCACCTCGAGCGCCGAGCGCGACAACGACGAGAACCTGGTGATCATCGACGACCCCGACCTGGCGCGGGCCTACCTCGACGA
- a CDS encoding Uma2 family endonuclease, with protein MSVPTPAPAGLTIEDLPWPEVELPPTDLPYDDGDKMESPWHFKQAVLLLDAYTAVRGPSKDYFIGANMFVYYSMRQVRNMDYRGPDVFIVNHVDGARERLSWIVWDEDGRYPDVIFELLSPSTEAGDLSAKKQLYEQVFRTPEYYCIAPGVARLMGWRLAPGGYQPMVADERGWLWSEELQLWLGAWRGNYLAEEQTWLRFYDPAGRLVPLPDEAATERAAAEAQRAEAATERAAAEAQRAEAATERAAAEAQRAEAATERAAAEAQRADELAARLAALEAELQRLRGRSRVQDDDEQQ; from the coding sequence ATGAGCGTGCCAACGCCGGCGCCGGCCGGCCTGACGATCGAGGATCTGCCATGGCCGGAAGTCGAGCTACCACCGACCGATCTGCCTTACGACGACGGAGATAAGATGGAGTCGCCCTGGCATTTTAAGCAGGCTGTGCTGCTGCTCGATGCCTATACAGCTGTGCGCGGGCCGAGCAAAGACTACTTTATCGGCGCGAATATGTTTGTCTACTACAGCATGCGCCAGGTGCGCAATATGGACTATCGCGGGCCTGATGTATTTATCGTCAACCATGTCGATGGTGCGCGCGAGCGGCTCTCCTGGATCGTGTGGGATGAGGATGGGCGCTATCCCGACGTGATCTTCGAGCTGCTCTCGCCGAGCACCGAGGCCGGCGATCTGAGCGCAAAGAAACAGCTGTACGAGCAGGTGTTTCGCACCCCCGAATATTATTGCATTGCGCCGGGTGTTGCCCGGCTCATGGGCTGGCGCCTAGCGCCCGGCGGCTACCAGCCTATGGTGGCCGACGAGCGCGGTTGGCTCTGGAGCGAAGAGTTACAGCTATGGCTAGGCGCCTGGCGCGGTAACTATCTGGCTGAAGAGCAGACCTGGCTGCGGTTTTACGATCCGGCCGGCCGGCTGGTGCCGCTCCCCGATGAGGCGGCGACTGAGCGGGCCGCAGCAGAGGCGCAGCGGGCCGAGGCGGCGACTGAGCGGGCCGCAGCGGAGGCGCAGCGGGCCGAGGCGGCGACTGAGCGGGCCGCAGCGGAGGCGCAGCGGGCCGAGGCGGCGACTGAGCGGGCCGCAGCAGAGGCGCAGCGGGCCGACGAGCTTGCCGCGCGCCTGGCCGCGTTGGAGGCCGAGCTACAGCGGTTGCGTGGCCGCTCGAGAGTGCAGGATGACGATGAGCAACAGTGA
- a CDS encoding glycosyltransferase — protein MNILILSPYPPYPPFGGGTMRVYQLLRGLAQRHAVTCLTFAPDRAAEQALAPLRTICRVLTVPGPAPRSLARRAWATLASPLPDMALRNADAAYTTALRGLLATTHFEIIQAESIEMAGYLLHARHAALHPPNSNRKSPNAKLVLDQFNAEYVIQKRAFLTDARRPRRWHAAGYSLAQWFKLARYEAYVARRCDAVLAVSDDDRQLLGRLAPAVPINSVPNGVDTAVFSRAALRHERAGALEFGPATLVFSGTLDYRPNIDALSWFTREVLPLLRARRPDLRLLAVGRRPAPALQALAQAGQLVLTGEVADARPFIAGAGVYIVPMRIGGGVRLKLLEALSLEAAVVSTPMGAEGLAGLRDGTHCLLADQPAGFAAALLRLLDDPALAHRLGADGRVLVRTGYDWSAIVPRLEALYAQLIAT, from the coding sequence ATGAATATACTGATCCTTTCACCCTACCCGCCCTACCCGCCCTTCGGCGGCGGCACGATGCGGGTGTACCAGCTGCTGCGTGGCCTGGCGCAACGCCACGCGGTCACCTGCCTGACCTTCGCGCCCGATCGCGCGGCCGAGCAGGCGCTGGCGCCGCTCCGAACGATCTGCAGGGTGCTGACGGTGCCTGGCCCTGCGCCGCGCAGCCTGGCCCGGCGCGCCTGGGCTACGCTGGCCTCGCCGCTACCCGACATGGCCCTGCGTAACGCCGACGCGGCGTACACCACTGCGCTGCGCGGCCTGCTCGCCACCACGCACTTCGAGATCATCCAGGCCGAGAGCATCGAGATGGCCGGCTATCTGCTGCACGCCCGGCACGCTGCGCTACACCCGCCAAATTCAAACCGCAAATCTCCGAACGCCAAGCTGGTGCTCGACCAGTTCAATGCCGAGTATGTGATCCAGAAGCGCGCGTTCCTCACCGACGCGCGCCGCCCGCGCCGCTGGCATGCGGCCGGATACTCGCTGGCGCAGTGGTTCAAGCTGGCGCGCTACGAGGCATACGTGGCGCGGCGCTGCGACGCAGTGCTGGCGGTGTCCGACGACGATCGGCAGCTGCTTGGCCGGCTGGCGCCTGCCGTGCCGATCAATAGCGTGCCAAATGGTGTCGACACTGCGGTGTTCAGCCGGGCGGCACTACGGCACGAGCGTGCCGGCGCGCTTGAGTTCGGGCCGGCCACGCTGGTATTCAGCGGTACGCTCGACTACCGGCCGAATATCGATGCGCTGAGCTGGTTCACGCGCGAGGTGCTGCCGCTGCTGCGCGCCCGCCGGCCCGACCTTCGGCTGCTGGCGGTGGGGCGGCGCCCGGCGCCCGCACTTCAGGCGCTGGCCCAGGCCGGGCAGCTGGTGCTCACCGGCGAGGTGGCCGACGCGCGCCCGTTCATCGCCGGCGCGGGCGTGTATATTGTGCCAATGCGCATTGGCGGCGGCGTGCGCCTCAAGCTGCTCGAGGCGCTCTCGCTCGAGGCTGCGGTGGTAAGCACGCCCATGGGCGCCGAGGGCCTGGCCGGCCTGCGCGATGGCACGCATTGCCTGCTGGCCGACCAGCCTGCCGGCTTTGCGGCGGCGCTGCTGCGCCTGCTCGACGACCCGGCGCTGGCCCACCGGCTTGGTGCCGACGGCCGCGTGCTGGTGCGCACCGGCTACGATTGGTCGGCGATCGTCCCGCGCCTCGAGGCGCTGTATGCGCAGCTGATTGCAACTTAG
- a CDS encoding diacylglycerol kinase family protein: MRAATLLASFRYAAAGVRYLLWTQRNAKIHTAIGLAAAGLGLALGIDRYEWLALLITITIVLAAEGVNTAVEAAVDLAAPGYHPLAKIAKDVGAGTVLLTAIAAVLIGMLLFLPHLWPIVVRLFAG, from the coding sequence ATGCGTGCCGCCACACTGCTCGCGTCGTTTCGCTATGCCGCTGCAGGCGTTCGCTACCTGCTCTGGACACAGCGCAACGCCAAAATTCACACCGCGATCGGGCTCGCGGCAGCCGGGCTTGGGCTTGCGCTCGGCATCGACCGCTACGAGTGGCTGGCGCTGCTGATCACGATCACGATCGTGCTGGCAGCCGAGGGCGTGAACACTGCGGTCGAGGCGGCGGTCGACCTGGCCGCGCCGGGCTACCATCCGCTGGCCAAAATTGCGAAAGATGTCGGCGCCGGCACCGTGCTGCTGACCGCAATCGCCGCAGTGCTGATCGGGATGCTGCTGTTTCTGCCGCACCTGTGGCCGATCGTGGTACGATTATTCGCGGGGTAG